A genome region from Dickeya chrysanthemi NCPPB 402 includes the following:
- a CDS encoding YagU family protein, with translation MQARTVKEKIILAVLIGIIAGIICAIAKFGWEIPFPPRTPERDLTNPPQQLLQQLGMSFDLSHLTYLFNGNPRPIMSFIMHFGFSITFTVLYCVAAEFWPRIKLWQGAFYGLVLWVVFHVVLLPLFGTVPAPWDQPFAEHFSEIFGHMFCFWVAELARRDLRNRITHQSEDNTLTAQHAQ, from the coding sequence TGGCGGTGCTGATTGGCATTATTGCCGGCATCATTTGCGCGATAGCCAAATTCGGCTGGGAAATTCCCTTCCCGCCACGCACCCCGGAAAGAGATCTCACCAACCCGCCCCAGCAATTATTACAACAGCTTGGCATGTCGTTTGATCTTTCGCATCTGACCTATCTGTTCAATGGCAATCCTCGGCCGATCATGAGTTTCATCATGCATTTCGGCTTCTCGATTACGTTTACTGTGCTGTATTGTGTGGCGGCGGAATTTTGGCCACGCATCAAACTCTGGCAAGGTGCTTTTTACGGTCTGGTACTGTGGGTGGTCTTTCACGTGGTGCTGCTGCCGTTATTCGGTACTGTCCCTGCACCGTGGGACCAACCGTTTGCCGAGCACTTCTCCGAAATCTTCGGCCACATGTTCTGTTTCTGGGTGGCGGAACTGGCACGGCGTGACTTGCGTAACCGCATCACCCACCAGTCAGAAGACAATACGCTGACAGCACAACACGCGCAGTAA